In Candidatus Methylomirabilota bacterium, the genomic stretch GGTGGGCGCCTTCTCGTCCAGGACGGATTGCAGCTGCTCGCGCGCCTCCGCGTAGCGGCCCATGTTGATGTAGAGCCGGGCCAGCTCGACGCGCACGCCGGTGAGGCGAGGATCCAGCCGCTGCGCGGTCTTGAAGTGCGCCTCGGAGGCTCGGCGGTCGCCGCCCAGCAGCACCGGCAGCTCGCGGTCGATGCTGCCGGCCATCACGTGCGCCTCGATGTTGTTCGGGTCGAGCTGGAGCACGACCTCCACTTCTTTCCGAAGGTTTCGGAGAGCGATGGCGGAGTGTAGCAGCCCCTTGGCCTGCGACCACGAGCCCAGCGTGATGGCGTACCACAGGTGGGCCTCGGGGTCCTTCGGGGCCAGCTCGGTCGCGCGCTTGGCCACGTCGCGTGCCCGCTCGTAGGCCGCGATCGTCTCGGGCTCGCTCTTCGCGCGCTGCTCGGCGTAGAGGAACCAGGCGCGGGTCAAGGCCAGCAGGGTGGGCACGTCGTTGCCCGCGCCCTGGGCCACCGCGGTCTCCAGCAGGTCCCGCGCGCGGTCGATGCGCGCCGGGTCCTCCTGATAGCTCTTCAGCATCGCGCGGGCGGACTCGGTGGGAGTCGGCGGTGCCGCCGTGACGCCGGCGGCCGCGCCGAGGAGCGCGACCGAGAGCAGGCCGAGGGCGGCGCGACGCATTCCCGGATCCTACCCCGTCGGCGCAGGCCGAGGCCGGGGAGAAAACCGGCAGGAGCGCACCCGGGGCGGCGGGAGGACGGGGTCTATCGGGTCGGCCGAGGCCGCGCGCCCGTGGCATGCGGCGCGCCGATTCGCGTGTGCACACCCGGAGAGTAGTGGACCAGATCGGGTGGGCCGTCCACGGGGAGACCCGCCCATCGGGTGAGCGTCTGTTCACCGCGCCCCAGTCGCGCCTCGCGGAGCGGCCAGGGCTCGTGCTCCACCGCGGCGGTTACGAGCCGACCGAGGCGGCGGACATACAGTCGGTATCGATCGGTGAGGAAGCGGGTCAGCGCGTCCGGCCGGCTCAACGGATGGCCGATGCGCACGTCAACCGAGACGCTCGCCCCGGGACGCGCGCTCCGGTAC encodes the following:
- a CDS encoding tetratricopeptide repeat protein, with translation MRRAALGLLSVALLGAAAGVTAAPPTPTESARAMLKSYQEDPARIDRARDLLETAVAQGAGNDVPTLLALTRAWFLYAEQRAKSEPETIAAYERARDVAKRATELAPKDPEAHLWYAITLGSWSQAKGLLHSAIALRNLRKEVEVVLQLDPNNIEAHVMAGSIDRELPVLLGGDRRASEAHFKTAQRLDPRLTGVRVELARLYINMGRYAEAREQLQSVLDEKAPTDRPRWTLKEVPQARQLLESIRGQN